CAATATTCTCTTTCTTCTTTTGTTCAATTCGAATTGTTCCGACACGCTCAATCGTACTAACATATCCTTTATTTTCTGCATCTTTAATTGCACGGTAAGCTGTCCCTTCACTTACACTCAAATCTTTGGCAATTTGCCTTACAGAAATTTTATGGCCTACTGGCAGACTATTAATATGTTCTAAAATTTGGTTATGCTTGGTAGCCAAATGGTTTCACCATACTTTCTTTTCCCTAAATTCTTCATGTGTTGTATTTTCAGTATACTATATTTTCAAAACTGTTACACTCTCTCTTTATATACCTGTACTATTTTTTTTATAACAAAATACGCCTTACATTACACCACTTCTACCATTACAACAATGTAATGGTATTGTCATCTCGTTCGATAGTTTGTCCAGCCGCTTCAATATACAATGAAGACAAGAAATGAAACAAAGGAGCGAATACATGATGAAAAAATTATTAGAAGTAGTAGGTGCTGTATTTTTAGCTTTCGTAGACGGGAAAAAAGTTGCAATGGAATTGAATGAAACACATGAACAGCCACTTCCAAAAAGAAAAGAATCATCAAAACAAGTACAACCTTTAAAAGCTGTCCTACACACATAAAAAACCCTTCACTTGTCTTTTCAAATGAAGGGTTTCTTTTCTATAGTGTAATACTTTCTCCAGCTTCTAATACTTTCCCTGTACAATTTTGTAGCTTTTCTACAAATTGATATGGATCTTGTTCAATTACTGGGAACGTATTGTAATGCATCGGTACAACAGTTTTCGCCTGAATCCATTTTGCTGCTAAAACCGCATCTTCTGGTCCCATTGTGAAATTATCGCCAATTGGTAAAAATGCTACATCAATGTTATTCAGTTCCCCAATTAATTTCATATCAGAGAATAGAGCGGTATCTCCTGCATGGTACACAGTTTTCTCTTCTGCTGTAAATAAAATACCCGCTGGCATACCTGTATATGTAATCGTCTTATTTTCTTCATCGATATAACTAGAACCGTGGAATGCTTGTGTAAATTTCACTTTTCCGAAATCAAATTCATGTGAGCCTCCAATATGCATCGGATGTGTATTTACACCTTGCCAACTTAAAAATGTCGCTAGTTCAAATGGTGCTACAACAACTGCATTATTTTTCTTCGCAAGCTCTACTGTATCTCCAACGTGATCACCATGTCCATGAGATAAAAGAATTGCATCTACTTTTACATCTTCAGCCTTTAAATCTGTTTTCGGATTTCCCGTTAAAAATGGATCAATTAAAATAACTTTTCCATTCGTTTCAATCTTTACAACTGAATGCCCGTGATAAGATACTTTCATCATTACATTCCTCCCCTATTCACATTCACACTTTTTATTCTACATGATTTCTTAATTCCCTGTCTTTTCTAACATCTATTTACTTGTCATAACGCTTTCATCCGATGTAAAGTTATATTTGTAATTAAATATCTCGGGGGTGCCAATCGATGAATGCTAGATTAGAAAATTTAATGCAATGGCTAAAAGAAAAAAACGTAGAAGCTGCGTTCTTAACTTCTACACCAAACGTTTTCTACATGACGAACTTCCATTGTGAACCACATGAAAGACTACTTGGTATGTTTGTATTCCAAGAAAAAGAGCCTATTTTAATTTGTCCTAAAATGGAAGAAGGCCAAGCACGTAACGCTGGCTGGGCACATGAGATTATCGGATTTACTGATACTGACAAACCATGGGATATGATTGCAAAAGCAATTAAAGACCGCGGTATCAATGCAAATGCAGTTGCAATTGAAAAAGAACATTTAAACGTAGAGCGTTACGAAGAATTAACAAAATTATTCCCAAATGCAGCTTTCAAATCAGCTGAAGAGAAAGTTCGCGAGCTTCGCTTAATTAAAGACGAAAAAGAACTTTCTATTTTACGCGAAGCAGCTAAAATGGCAGACTATGCTGTTGAAGTTGGGGTAAATGCAATTAAAGAAAACCGCAGCGAACTAGAAGTATTAGCAATTATTGAGCACGAATTAAAAACAAAAGGCATCCATAAAATGTCATTCGATACAATGGTATTAGCAGGTGCTAACTCTGCTCTTCCACATGGTATTCCAGGTGCTAACAAAATGAAGCGCGGCGATTTCGTACTATTTGATTTAGGTGTAATCATTGACGGCTATTGCTCTGACATTACACGTACAGTAGCATTTGGTGATATTTCCGAAGAACAAACTCGCATTTACAACACTGTACTTACTGGCCAACTACAAGCAGTTGAAGCGTGTAAACCAGGCGTTACATTTGGTGCAATCGACAACGCTGCTCGCTCTGTCATCGCAGATGCAGGTTACGGAGACTTCTTCCCTCACCGCCTTGGTCACGGACTTGGAATTAGCGTACACGAATATCCAGATGTAAAAGAAGGCAACGAATCTCCATTAAAAGAAGGTATGGTCTTCACAATCGAGCCAGGTATTTACGTACCAAACGTAGGTGGCGTTCGTATTGAAGATGATATTTATATCACAAAAGACGGATCAGAAATTTTAACGAAATTCCCGAAAGAATTACAATTTGTAAAATAATAAAAAAGGCAGCGTGATTGCTGCCTTTTTCTATTTCTCTACTATTTCAAATTTCTCTATAATCATTTTTGATGGATAGCTTTCAAGTATTTGAGAAGGCCATACTTTTATTTTATCCCCTGTTTTTAATTGATTATATGCGTCTTTATTCTTAAAACTCAAGACTATATCTGATGGATGATCTTTATTCATTTGTTGCTCTATATACTTTTGCAACTCTACTTTTGTTTCAAACATTTTATCACCGACAAAAAATACTGTATCATTTCTTAATATGACATACCCTTCTTTAGATACTTTTTTGACCGCTACTCGCTCTACTGTTTTTGTAGTACACGATGGTAATATGATTAGAAATACACTTAAAAATATATACGTAGAAATTTTCATATTCCTATTCATTTTTAATCCCTCACTCTACGCTATTTCCGCTTTAAAACCATCTTCTCTTCATACTTATCATCCCATTTAATCACAACCTCTATCGGTTCATCTTTAGAGAGAGGCGCACAACTTACACAAGAAGACTTCATTTCAACCTTTG
This genomic interval from Bacillus cereus contains the following:
- a CDS encoding metal-dependent hydrolase; this encodes MKVSYHGHSVVKIETNGKVILIDPFLTGNPKTDLKAEDVKVDAILLSHGHGDHVGDTVELAKKNNAVVVAPFELATFLSWQGVNTHPMHIGGSHEFDFGKVKFTQAFHGSSYIDEENKTITYTGMPAGILFTAEEKTVYHAGDTALFSDMKLIGELNNIDVAFLPIGDNFTMGPEDAVLAAKWIQAKTVVPMHYNTFPVIEQDPYQFVEKLQNCTGKVLEAGESITL
- the pepQ gene encoding Xaa-Pro dipeptidase encodes the protein MNARLENLMQWLKEKNVEAAFLTSTPNVFYMTNFHCEPHERLLGMFVFQEKEPILICPKMEEGQARNAGWAHEIIGFTDTDKPWDMIAKAIKDRGINANAVAIEKEHLNVERYEELTKLFPNAAFKSAEEKVRELRLIKDEKELSILREAAKMADYAVEVGVNAIKENRSELEVLAIIEHELKTKGIHKMSFDTMVLAGANSALPHGIPGANKMKRGDFVLFDLGVIIDGYCSDITRTVAFGDISEEQTRIYNTVLTGQLQAVEACKPGVTFGAIDNAARSVIADAGYGDFFPHRLGHGLGISVHEYPDVKEGNESPLKEGMVFTIEPGIYVPNVGGVRIEDDIYITKDGSEILTKFPKELQFVK
- a CDS encoding DUF3221 domain-containing protein; this translates as MNRNMKISTYIFLSVFLIILPSCTTKTVERVAVKKVSKEGYVILRNDTVFFVGDKMFETKVELQKYIEQQMNKDHPSDIVLSFKNKDAYNQLKTGDKIKVWPSQILESYPSKMIIEKFEIVEK